A stretch of Ischnura elegans chromosome 4, ioIscEleg1.1, whole genome shotgun sequence DNA encodes these proteins:
- the LOC124157695 gene encoding NF-kappa-B inhibitor cactus-like isoform X1 codes for MPSKVSVDCSGDKAELLEAGRASGQPQALSHGLPSQLECEESQRQWKSASKFQQDVGFVSSKRDAFSSPSSKGYSDSGKCSLYDSGRTDSGFLSGANIVSSEHCLSEDLSPRKFKDSGVQDLSEEDKKSFMRIDSGVDVELEEPFSHLTLKNASLNNLNVSPKLQQESTRCTNVNVVSHSDSLSTELPSEESCQPCFDWEKYFQQDDDGDTQLHLAIIHGFIEVVYSLIRMAPHPIFLDILNDLRQSPMHLAVLTRQARIVRRLVVAGASVDQRDRKGDTPLHLAARVGDVMCTKALLEPLTAQEASSAPGNASHCFPPSSIDERNHDGQTCVHLAAIGGNLDVLRHLVGFGANVNARDGLSGRTILHYGVEMGNRRLIQFLIEQCPVHLEATTYAGMTAYQIAAACSQSALARDLVSRGARPLPLPQDSDSDSSEDEMSLKSNDYFNGLRMNIEAIGISA; via the exons GTCGTGCATCTGGCCAGCCGCAGGCGTTATCACATGGATTACCATCTCAGTTGGAATGTGAAGAGAGTCAGCGCCAGTGGAAAAGTGCTTCTAAATTTCAGCAAGATGTGGGTTTTGTGAGCTCGAAGCGTGATGCTTTTTCCTCACCCAGCTCTAAGGGCTACTCTGACAGTGGGAAGTGTTCGTTATACGACTCTGGCCGGACTGATTCAGGGTTTTTATCAGGAGCCAATATTGTGTCGTCCGAACATTGTTTATCAGAAGACTTGTCCCCTAGAAAATTCAAAGACTCTGGCGTCCAGGACTTAAGCGAGGAGGACAAGAAATCCTTCATGAGGATTGACAGTGGTGTGGATGTTGAACTCGAAGAGCCCTTCAGTCACTTAACGTTAAAAAATGCGTCGCTCAACAACTTAAATGTGTCCCCTAAGTTACAGCAAGAAAGCACAAGATGTACGAATGTAAACGTTGTTTCTCACTCGGACAGTTTATCAACAGAGCTGCCATCGGAAGAATCATGTCAGCCGTGTTTCGATTGGGAGAAGTATTTTCAGCAAGATGACGACGGAGATAC CCAATTGCATTTGGCCATCATTCATGGCTTCATTGAAGTCGTGTATAGTTTGATACGCATGGCACCACATCCAATTTTCTTGGATATCCTGAATGACTTGAGACAG AGCCCCATGCACCTTGCCGTGCTGACGAGGCAGGCACGGATCGTTCGTCGCCTGGTTGTCGCAGGCGCCTCAGTGGACCAGCGGGACCGCAAGGGCGACACGCCGCTGCACCTTGCGGCACGCGTCGGCGACGTCATGTGCACTAAGGCGCTCCTTGAGCCGCTGACGGCGCAGGAGGCCTCGTCTGCACCCGGAAACGCCTCCCACTGCTTCCCGCCCAGCAGCATCGACGAGAGGAACCATGATG GACAAACTTGCGTCCATTTGGCAGCGATTGGTGGTAACCTGGACGTTCTCAGGCACCTGGTGGGGTTCGGAGCTAATGTCAACGCAAGG GATGGGTTGAGCGGGCGAACGATTCTTCACTACGGTGTGGAGATGGGAAATAGGCGCCTTATACAGTTCCTGATTGAGCAGTGTCCTGTTCACCTCGAGGCCACAACTTACGCCGGCATGACTGCCTATCAGATTGCCGCAGCGTGTTCACAGTCGGCCCTGGCCCGTGATCTCGTCTCAAGGGGTGCACGACCCCTTCCCTTGCCCCAAGACTCAGATTCGGACTCCAGCGAAGATGAG ATGAGCTTGAAGTCAAACGACTACTTCAATGGTCTCAGGATGAATATTGAGGCGATTGGCATCAGTGCCTGA
- the LOC124157695 gene encoding NF-kappa-B inhibitor cactus-like isoform X2 gives MPSKVSVDCSGDKAELLEAGRASGQPQALSHGLPSQLECEESQRQWKSASKFQQDVGFVSSKRDAFSSPSSKGYSDSGKCSLYDSGRTDSGFLSGANIVSSEHCLSEDLSPRKFKDSGVQDLSEEDKKSFMRIDSGVDVELEEPFSHLTLKNASLNNLNVSPKLQQESTRCTNVNVVSHSDSLSTELPSEESCQPCFDWEKYFQQDDDGDTQLHLAIIHGFIEVVYSLIRMAPHPIFLDILNDLRQSPMHLAVLTRQARIVRRLVVAGASVDQRDRKGDTPLHLAARVGDVMCTKALLEPLTAQEASSAPGNASHCFPPSSIDERNHDGQTCVHLAAIGGNLDVLRHLVGFGANVNARDGLSGRTILHYGVEMGNRRLIQFLIEQCPVHLEATTYAGMTAYQIAAACSQSALARDLVSRGARPLPLPQDSDSDSSEDEDEY, from the exons GTCGTGCATCTGGCCAGCCGCAGGCGTTATCACATGGATTACCATCTCAGTTGGAATGTGAAGAGAGTCAGCGCCAGTGGAAAAGTGCTTCTAAATTTCAGCAAGATGTGGGTTTTGTGAGCTCGAAGCGTGATGCTTTTTCCTCACCCAGCTCTAAGGGCTACTCTGACAGTGGGAAGTGTTCGTTATACGACTCTGGCCGGACTGATTCAGGGTTTTTATCAGGAGCCAATATTGTGTCGTCCGAACATTGTTTATCAGAAGACTTGTCCCCTAGAAAATTCAAAGACTCTGGCGTCCAGGACTTAAGCGAGGAGGACAAGAAATCCTTCATGAGGATTGACAGTGGTGTGGATGTTGAACTCGAAGAGCCCTTCAGTCACTTAACGTTAAAAAATGCGTCGCTCAACAACTTAAATGTGTCCCCTAAGTTACAGCAAGAAAGCACAAGATGTACGAATGTAAACGTTGTTTCTCACTCGGACAGTTTATCAACAGAGCTGCCATCGGAAGAATCATGTCAGCCGTGTTTCGATTGGGAGAAGTATTTTCAGCAAGATGACGACGGAGATAC CCAATTGCATTTGGCCATCATTCATGGCTTCATTGAAGTCGTGTATAGTTTGATACGCATGGCACCACATCCAATTTTCTTGGATATCCTGAATGACTTGAGACAG AGCCCCATGCACCTTGCCGTGCTGACGAGGCAGGCACGGATCGTTCGTCGCCTGGTTGTCGCAGGCGCCTCAGTGGACCAGCGGGACCGCAAGGGCGACACGCCGCTGCACCTTGCGGCACGCGTCGGCGACGTCATGTGCACTAAGGCGCTCCTTGAGCCGCTGACGGCGCAGGAGGCCTCGTCTGCACCCGGAAACGCCTCCCACTGCTTCCCGCCCAGCAGCATCGACGAGAGGAACCATGATG GACAAACTTGCGTCCATTTGGCAGCGATTGGTGGTAACCTGGACGTTCTCAGGCACCTGGTGGGGTTCGGAGCTAATGTCAACGCAAGG GATGGGTTGAGCGGGCGAACGATTCTTCACTACGGTGTGGAGATGGGAAATAGGCGCCTTATACAGTTCCTGATTGAGCAGTGTCCTGTTCACCTCGAGGCCACAACTTACGCCGGCATGACTGCCTATCAGATTGCCGCAGCGTGTTCACAGTCGGCCCTGGCCCGTGATCTCGTCTCAAGGGGTGCACGACCCCTTCCCTTGCCCCAAGACTCAGATTCGGACTCCAGCGAAGATGAG GATGAATATTGA